In one Massilia endophytica genomic region, the following are encoded:
- a CDS encoding CocE/NonD family hydrolase — protein sequence MPRQLTVLALSLSLAFGAAHAAALETVHADEAQAAKPSLREHYTKYEYRIPMRDGVRLFTTVYVPKDSSKSYPFLIQRTPYSAGTQHGGELHYGVDFMPQSIGPSKEFQEAGYIFVYQDVRGRYMSEGKWQEMTPHAKAQLTAGEGNESRDMHDTMEWLLKHVPNHNGKAGIYGISYPGFYTSASIIDSHPAIKAASPQAPVTDLFMGDDSYHGGAFMLAANFDFYSAFTEEKNPTPLPKTWNRFDYDKADGYDFFLEKLTLSNILGTLTDKQRALIQPTIENDSYNGFWKERNIAPHLKNIKAAVLTVGGWFDAEDPQGPLTTYHAIERQNAGIFNGLVMGPWVHGGWARGEGKSLGHVQFDSKTSEYFRSKIQFPFFEQHLKGVKPAQPISEVTVFETGSNVWRQYTAWPPAPAKARTLFLAPDGKLSWQQPSGGAAFDEYIADPRRPVPYIAYPATGVPQEYAVSDQRFASTRPDVLVYQSDVLEEDLTVAGPVTPKLFVSTTGTDADWVVKLIDVYPHEYPEAPEQRGRDVAPPKLTMAGYQQLVRGNPLRGKFRNSFEKPEPFVPGKVEAISYHLGDVNHTFRRGHRIMVQIQSSWFPLVDLNPQTFVSIPKAKPEDFKKATQRVYHAPGQASGLQLMVLPPQ from the coding sequence ATGCCCCGCCAGCTTACCGTTCTTGCCCTTTCCCTTTCCCTGGCCTTCGGCGCCGCCCACGCGGCAGCGCTGGAGACCGTCCACGCCGACGAAGCGCAGGCCGCCAAGCCCAGCCTTCGCGAGCACTACACCAAGTACGAATACCGCATTCCCATGCGCGACGGCGTGCGCCTGTTCACCACCGTCTATGTGCCCAAGGACAGCTCGAAGAGCTATCCCTTCCTGATCCAGCGCACGCCCTACAGCGCCGGCACCCAGCACGGCGGAGAGCTGCATTACGGCGTGGACTTCATGCCCCAGTCCATCGGCCCATCGAAGGAATTCCAGGAGGCGGGCTACATCTTCGTCTACCAGGACGTGCGGGGACGCTACATGTCCGAGGGCAAGTGGCAGGAGATGACGCCGCATGCCAAAGCCCAGCTCACCGCGGGCGAAGGCAACGAGAGCCGCGACATGCACGACACCATGGAATGGCTGCTCAAGCACGTCCCCAACCACAACGGCAAGGCCGGCATCTACGGCATCAGCTATCCCGGCTTCTACACTTCGGCCAGCATCATCGATTCGCACCCGGCCATCAAGGCCGCTTCGCCGCAGGCGCCGGTCACAGACCTGTTCATGGGTGACGACTCCTATCACGGCGGCGCCTTCATGCTGGCGGCGAACTTCGACTTCTACTCCGCCTTCACGGAAGAGAAGAACCCGACGCCGCTGCCGAAAACCTGGAACCGCTTCGACTATGACAAGGCCGACGGCTACGACTTCTTCCTGGAGAAGCTCACCCTGTCCAATATCCTCGGCACGCTGACGGACAAGCAGCGCGCCCTGATCCAGCCCACCATCGAGAACGACAGCTACAACGGCTTCTGGAAGGAGCGCAATATCGCTCCCCACCTGAAGAACATCAAGGCGGCCGTGCTCACCGTGGGCGGCTGGTTCGACGCGGAAGACCCGCAAGGCCCGCTCACCACCTACCACGCCATCGAACGCCAGAACGCGGGCATCTTCAACGGCCTGGTGATGGGCCCCTGGGTGCACGGCGGCTGGGCGCGCGGCGAGGGCAAGAGCCTGGGCCACGTGCAGTTCGACAGCAAGACCAGCGAATACTTCCGCAGCAAGATCCAGTTCCCCTTCTTCGAACAGCACCTGAAAGGCGTGAAGCCCGCCCAGCCGATTTCCGAGGTCACGGTGTTTGAAACGGGCAGCAACGTGTGGCGCCAGTACACGGCCTGGCCGCCCGCGCCGGCCAAGGCGCGCACTCTCTTCCTCGCGCCGGACGGTAAGCTGAGCTGGCAGCAGCCTTCGGGCGGCGCCGCCTTCGACGAATACATCGCCGATCCGCGCCGTCCCGTGCCTTACATCGCCTATCCGGCCACCGGCGTGCCGCAGGAATACGCCGTGTCGGACCAGCGCTTCGCATCCACCCGTCCGGATGTGCTGGTGTACCAGAGCGATGTGCTGGAAGAAGACCTCACGGTTGCGGGTCCGGTCACGCCGAAGCTCTTCGTTTCCACCACCGGCACCGATGCCGACTGGGTGGTGAAGCTGATCGACGTCTATCCCCATGAATACCCCGAAGCCCCGGAGCAGCGCGGCCGGGACGTTGCGCCGCCGAAGCTCACCATGGCTGGCTACCAGCAGCTGGTGCGCGGCAATCCCCTGCGCGGCAAGTTCCGCAACAGCTTCGAGAAACCCGAGCCTTTCGTGCCGGGCAAGGTCGAGGCCATCAGCTACCACCTGGGCGACGTCAATCACACCTTCCGCCGCGGCCACCGCATCATGGTGCAGATCCAGAGCTCCTGGTTCCCGCTGGTGGACCTGAATCCCCAGACCTTCGTCAGCATCCCCAAAGCGAAGCCCGAGGACTTCAAGAAGGCCACCCAGCGCGTCTACCATGCGCCGGGCCAGGCTTCCGGCCTGCAGCTGATGGTGCTTCCGCCACAGTAA
- a CDS encoding alpha/beta hydrolase has translation MNNSRKMALVAGVAGFLWASAVSVMAAGQRRLLFNPTLIREVQSPRSAGHRTRAVVLRANDGTRLAGWLMTPREPGPHPAVLYFGGRSEEVSWVARDAGTLFPGMTVLAMNYRGYGDSRGIPGEEHMVEDGCMLFDWLCSRRNVDKTRIAVVGRSLGSGVAVQVAKERPASAMVLITPYDSILAIAQRRFRGVPVSFVLKHRFESVKYASLLKAPTYILRAASDDIVPHSHTDQLVSQLTSVRLDETIPDSDHMNIPYLPETQQRIARFLTSQFAPPVLEELAPSAA, from the coding sequence ATGAATAATTCCAGGAAAATGGCCCTTGTGGCGGGCGTGGCGGGCTTCCTGTGGGCCAGTGCTGTTTCCGTCATGGCGGCCGGGCAGCGCCGCCTGCTGTTCAATCCCACGTTGATCCGCGAAGTCCAGAGCCCGCGCAGCGCAGGCCACCGCACGCGCGCCGTTGTCCTGCGCGCGAACGACGGCACGCGGCTGGCGGGCTGGCTCATGACGCCTCGGGAACCGGGGCCGCATCCGGCGGTGCTGTATTTTGGCGGACGTTCGGAAGAAGTGTCGTGGGTGGCGCGCGACGCGGGCACCCTCTTCCCCGGCATGACTGTGCTGGCCATGAACTACCGCGGCTACGGCGATTCGCGCGGCATTCCGGGAGAAGAACACATGGTGGAAGACGGCTGCATGCTCTTCGACTGGCTGTGCAGCCGCCGCAATGTGGACAAGACGCGCATTGCCGTCGTCGGCCGCAGCCTCGGCTCCGGCGTGGCGGTGCAGGTGGCGAAGGAGCGTCCCGCGAGCGCCATGGTGCTGATCACGCCTTACGACTCCATTCTCGCCATCGCGCAGCGCCGCTTCCGGGGCGTGCCGGTGAGCTTCGTGCTGAAGCACCGCTTCGAGTCGGTGAAATACGCCTCGCTGCTCAAGGCGCCCACCTATATCCTGCGCGCCGCCAGCGACGACATCGTGCCGCATTCGCACACCGACCAGCTGGTGTCCCAGCTGACCAGCGTGCGCCTGGACGAGACCATTCCGGACTCGGACCACATGAACATTCCCTATCTGCCGGAAACCCAGCAGCGCATCGCCCGCTTCCTCACTTCGCAGTTCGCGCCGCCGGTGCTGGAAGAGCTGGCCCCCAGCGCAGCCTGA
- a CDS encoding isocitrate lyase/PEP mutase family protein, whose protein sequence is MNSPFHSLHLQATPIVLPNAWDAGSARAIAAAGAQAIATTSAGVAWSLGYRDGDVLPLQEHLAAVRRIRRVVDIPLSVDIEGGYADDAATVGDNVARFMEAGAVGINIQDGSGEPAALCRKIEAARKAAESAALPLYINVRTDVYARKLAPPGEYVAEVLRRARDYREAGADGIFALGASEPEEIRAIAGGTPLLLNVVAWPGLAPAAQLAALGVRRISAGSWLPQTMWAHTSVMARAFLADGRSEPLLAHAASYAEVNASFGV, encoded by the coding sequence ATGAACAGCCCTTTCCACTCCCTGCACCTGCAGGCCACACCCATTGTCCTGCCGAACGCCTGGGACGCGGGCAGCGCGCGCGCCATCGCCGCCGCTGGCGCGCAGGCCATCGCCACCACCAGCGCGGGCGTCGCCTGGTCGCTGGGCTACCGCGATGGCGATGTGCTGCCCCTGCAGGAACACCTGGCCGCCGTGCGGCGCATCCGGCGCGTGGTGGACATTCCGCTCAGTGTGGACATCGAAGGCGGCTATGCGGACGATGCCGCCACCGTCGGCGATAACGTGGCGCGCTTCATGGAAGCCGGTGCGGTGGGTATCAATATCCAGGACGGGAGCGGCGAGCCCGCGGCGCTGTGCCGCAAGATCGAGGCGGCGCGTAAGGCTGCCGAAAGCGCGGCCCTTCCCTTGTACATCAACGTGCGCACCGACGTGTATGCGCGCAAGCTTGCGCCGCCGGGCGAGTACGTTGCGGAGGTGCTGAGGCGCGCCAGGGACTACCGCGAGGCGGGTGCGGACGGCATCTTCGCCCTCGGCGCTTCCGAGCCGGAGGAGATCCGGGCCATCGCCGGGGGCACTCCGCTGTTGCTGAATGTCGTGGCATGGCCGGGCCTTGCGCCAGCCGCGCAGCTTGCGGCCCTGGGTGTGCGCCGCATCAGCGCCGGCTCCTGGCTGCCGCAGACGATGTGGGCCCATACCTCCGTCATGGCGCGCGCCTTCCTCGCGGACGGACGGTCGGAGCCGCTGCTGGCCCATGCCGCGTCCTACGCGGAGGTGAACGCCAGCTTCGGAGTTTGA
- a CDS encoding LysR family transcriptional regulator → MEAPSLNLVRAFVAVAERQSFVRAAEELGMTASSVSRLVKTLERHLGVVLIARTTRAMSLTEAGQRYFAECSAALEQLRGAWERIRDEQELPRGILKLSAPLVFGRQHVVPHLSAFMQTYPDVQLDLIMTDRYVDIVGEGLTLAIRIGQMDDSNLLARKLLRNRRILVASPQYLAQHGTPPTVDELKEHRCLVSTASHDGENWRLVGAGGERTIRPRSRLRADNGDAVHRFCLDGHGIAFHSAVTMSASILQGELVQVLPEWTGRETGVYCVRPSQPPGPAARAFLDFLTARWRTAPELSPYLP, encoded by the coding sequence ATGGAAGCGCCTTCCCTGAACCTGGTCCGCGCCTTTGTCGCCGTCGCCGAGCGCCAGAGCTTCGTGCGCGCGGCGGAGGAGCTGGGCATGACCGCCTCCTCCGTCAGCCGTCTGGTGAAGACGCTCGAGCGGCATCTGGGCGTGGTGCTGATCGCGCGCACCACGCGGGCCATGTCGCTGACGGAGGCCGGGCAGCGCTATTTCGCCGAATGCAGCGCGGCGCTCGAACAGCTGCGGGGCGCGTGGGAGCGCATCAGGGACGAGCAGGAACTGCCGCGCGGCATACTCAAGCTCAGTGCGCCGCTCGTGTTCGGGCGGCAGCATGTGGTGCCGCATTTGTCGGCCTTCATGCAAACCTACCCCGACGTCCAGCTCGACCTCATCATGACCGACCGCTACGTGGACATTGTGGGCGAAGGCCTGACGCTGGCGATCCGCATCGGGCAGATGGACGACTCCAACCTGCTGGCGCGCAAGCTGTTGCGCAACCGGCGCATCCTCGTCGCATCGCCGCAGTATCTCGCGCAGCATGGCACGCCCCCCACGGTGGACGAACTGAAAGAGCACCGCTGCCTCGTGTCCACGGCAAGCCACGACGGCGAGAACTGGCGCCTCGTGGGCGCGGGTGGCGAACGCACCATCCGTCCCCGCAGCCGCCTGCGGGCCGACAACGGGGACGCGGTCCACCGCTTCTGCCTGGACGGCCACGGCATTGCCTTCCACTCCGCGGTCACGATGTCCGCCTCCATCCTGCAGGGCGAGCTGGTGCAGGTGCTGCCCGAATGGACGGGCCGCGAAACCGGCGTCTACTGCGTCCGCCCCTCCCAGCCGCCCGGCCCCGCCGCCCGCGCCTTCCTCGACTTCCTCACCGCCCGCTGGCGCACCGCCCCCGAGCTCTCCCCCTACCTCCCCTGA
- a CDS encoding M1 family metallopeptidase, translating into MTRLPLILAAGAVLAGCAATQPPLTDFTANSGSARSPEQLALSFEKVDLALRVDPATKSIAGDAALTFLATAPVSRIAVELDRNLPVSFASVDGVALAPSAISNEEGRLYLTLPSPLAAGASTTVRIRYSGVPHVAKRAPWDGGFVWSKTEDGLPWIATAVEGEGCDLILPCIDHPQGKPKQIDMHVTVPAPLVAAGNGISAGMDEKDGWRTYHWRAKNPSTYGISLNIGPYEMLSGEYDSRYGNKIPLRMWYLKGHDKKAAGLFEEFAPMLAFFESYIGPYPFGDEKMGVVETPHLGMEHQTINAYGNGYAKSPLGYDWLLHHELSHEWFGNQMTNADWDDMWLHEGFGSYMQPLYLQHMRGEAAFHSELFNQRKQIANKAPIVSGKPMRIEDVYKDERGGPGLDIYVKGSLVLHTLRNLIGDDAFFRATRRMVYGTETPRPGNFQPRYSSSKEFIAIVKEVSGRDLGWFFDAYLYQAALPELVEERKDGKLQLSWKLKNGAAFPMPIEVRINGRIERLAMADGKGEISLPAGALYTIDPNSRVLRHEAQFEEWQRYEKERKQKKAKAS; encoded by the coding sequence ATGACACGCCTTCCTCTTATCCTCGCCGCCGGCGCCGTGCTCGCTGGCTGCGCCGCGACCCAGCCGCCGCTGACCGATTTCACCGCCAATTCCGGCTCCGCCCGCTCGCCTGAACAGCTGGCGCTGAGCTTCGAAAAAGTGGATCTCGCGCTGCGCGTCGATCCTGCCACCAAAAGCATTGCCGGGGATGCTGCCCTGACCTTCCTGGCCACCGCGCCGGTCTCGCGCATCGCCGTCGAACTGGACCGCAACCTGCCCGTCAGCTTCGCGAGCGTGGATGGCGTGGCGCTTGCTCCATCGGCCATCAGCAACGAGGAAGGCCGTCTGTATCTCACTCTGCCCTCGCCGCTCGCAGCGGGCGCCAGCACCACCGTCCGCATCCGCTACAGCGGCGTGCCGCACGTGGCCAAGCGCGCGCCCTGGGATGGCGGCTTCGTATGGAGCAAAACGGAGGACGGCCTGCCATGGATCGCCACCGCCGTCGAAGGCGAGGGCTGCGACCTGATCCTGCCCTGCATCGACCATCCGCAAGGCAAACCGAAACAGATCGATATGCACGTCACCGTCCCCGCGCCTCTGGTGGCGGCCGGGAACGGCATCTCCGCAGGCATGGACGAGAAGGACGGCTGGCGCACCTATCACTGGCGCGCGAAGAACCCGAGCACCTATGGCATCTCCCTCAATATCGGCCCTTATGAAATGCTGTCCGGCGAGTACGACAGCCGATACGGCAACAAGATCCCGCTGCGCATGTGGTATCTGAAAGGCCATGACAAAAAGGCTGCGGGGCTGTTCGAGGAGTTCGCGCCGATGCTGGCCTTCTTCGAAAGCTATATCGGCCCCTATCCCTTCGGCGACGAGAAGATGGGCGTGGTCGAAACGCCGCACCTGGGCATGGAGCACCAGACCATCAACGCCTACGGCAACGGCTATGCCAAGTCGCCCCTGGGGTACGACTGGCTGCTGCACCATGAACTCTCCCACGAGTGGTTCGGCAACCAGATGACCAACGCGGACTGGGACGATATGTGGCTGCACGAAGGCTTCGGCAGCTATATGCAGCCGCTCTACCTGCAGCACATGCGCGGCGAGGCGGCCTTCCATTCGGAGCTGTTCAACCAGCGCAAGCAGATCGCCAACAAGGCTCCCATCGTCAGCGGCAAGCCGATGCGCATCGAAGACGTCTACAAGGACGAACGCGGCGGCCCTGGCCTGGACATCTACGTCAAGGGCTCGCTCGTGCTGCACACCCTGCGCAACCTGATCGGCGACGATGCCTTCTTCCGCGCCACGCGCCGCATGGTCTACGGCACCGAAACGCCGCGCCCCGGCAATTTCCAGCCGCGCTACAGCAGCAGCAAGGAGTTCATCGCCATCGTCAAGGAAGTGAGCGGCCGCGACCTGGGCTGGTTCTTCGACGCCTACCTGTACCAGGCCGCGCTGCCGGAACTAGTGGAGGAGCGCAAGGACGGCAAGCTCCAACTGAGCTGGAAGCTGAAGAACGGCGCTGCCTTCCCGATGCCAATCGAAGTGCGCATCAACGGCCGTATCGAGCGGCTGGCGATGGCCGACGGCAAAGGCGAGATCAGCCTGCCCGCTGGGGCCCTGTATACCATCGATCCCAACTCCCGCGTGCTGCGCCACGAGGCGCAGTTCGAGGAATGGCAGCGCTACGAGAAGGAGCGCAAGCAGAAGAAGGCCAAGGCGTCCTGA
- a CDS encoding acyl-CoA thioester hydrolase/BAAT C-terminal domain-containing protein, translated as MLRKLAFAVAIVLGCAKAQAETCSYKIEKVAYKNLVANLYLPQADRKLPAVMAFGGSEGGLSTGNSSGEMLAPHCIAVLALAYFKEAGLPMTLDQIPLEYFIDALDYVSQAPGVDAARIGIVSGSRGSEAAFLVASMDARIKSVVAATPSEVPWYGRTMPRSAWTYRGKDIPALSLDDDQSLPLARRFEMALDKVGEWSGYRIPVERINGPIFLISARNDEIWPSTRMSEDIVNYLNTKGFKFPVRHEAWPTGHGFSKEAAPGIRQSVVEQFLRTL; from the coding sequence ATGCTTAGAAAACTGGCCTTTGCCGTAGCGATTGTTCTCGGTTGCGCGAAGGCGCAAGCGGAGACCTGCAGTTACAAGATCGAGAAGGTCGCCTATAAAAATCTGGTGGCGAATCTCTATCTGCCGCAGGCGGACCGCAAGCTCCCGGCCGTGATGGCCTTCGGCGGTTCCGAGGGCGGTTTATCGACCGGGAATTCGAGCGGCGAGATGCTGGCCCCGCATTGCATCGCAGTGCTGGCGCTGGCCTACTTCAAGGAGGCGGGGCTCCCGATGACCCTCGACCAGATTCCGCTCGAGTATTTTATCGACGCGCTGGACTATGTCTCCCAGGCGCCGGGCGTGGATGCTGCGCGCATCGGCATTGTGTCGGGCTCGCGCGGAAGTGAAGCTGCCTTTCTCGTTGCCAGCATGGATGCGCGGATCAAGTCCGTGGTGGCTGCAACGCCGAGCGAAGTGCCCTGGTATGGCCGGACGATGCCAAGGTCGGCCTGGACCTATCGCGGAAAGGACATTCCCGCTCTGTCACTGGATGACGACCAATCGCTGCCGCTGGCCCGGCGATTCGAAATGGCGCTGGACAAGGTCGGCGAGTGGTCCGGCTACCGGATTCCTGTAGAACGGATCAACGGTCCCATCTTCCTCATCTCGGCCAGGAACGATGAAATCTGGCCGAGCACGCGCATGTCGGAGGATATCGTCAACTACCTGAACACAAAGGGATTCAAATTCCCGGTGCGGCACGAAGCCTGGCCGACCGGGCACGGATTCAGCAAGGAAGCTGCACCGGGTATCAGGCAATCGGTCGTGGAGCAGTTCCTTCGCACGCTGTAA
- a CDS encoding DNA-deoxyinosine glycosylase, translating to MSPSTDLRKRCFAPVVDERTRLLILGSLPSEKSLAVQQYYGNRQNKFWALMSGVIGVELVPLDYENRLRTLLQHGVGLWDVVAQAHRPGSLDSSIRDRDDNDLPGLLARFPDIEALAFNGGTAHALGLKVLGEHASRYRIFNLPSSSPAYTLAYAQKREVWSALSHVLNSKRKIHA from the coding sequence ATGAGCCCTTCCACCGACCTCCGCAAGCGCTGTTTCGCCCCCGTGGTGGACGAGCGCACCCGCCTGCTCATCCTGGGCAGCCTGCCCAGCGAAAAATCGCTGGCGGTGCAGCAGTACTACGGCAACCGCCAGAACAAGTTCTGGGCCTTGATGTCCGGGGTGATCGGCGTGGAACTTGTTCCCCTCGACTACGAAAACCGTCTGCGAACCCTCCTCCAGCATGGCGTCGGCCTCTGGGACGTGGTGGCCCAAGCGCACCGCCCGGGGAGCCTGGACAGCAGCATCCGCGACCGCGACGACAATGATCTGCCGGGCTTGCTGGCGCGGTTTCCGGATATCGAGGCGTTAGCCTTCAACGGTGGCACGGCGCACGCGCTCGGCCTGAAGGTGCTGGGCGAGCATGCTTCGCGCTACCGCATCTTCAACCTCCCATCGAGCAGCCCCGCTTACACGCTGGCCTATGCGCAAAAACGTGAGGTGTGGTCGGCCTTGAGTCACGTACTGAATTCGAAAAGGAAGATACATGCTTAG
- a CDS encoding Mpo1 family 2-hydroxy fatty acid dioxygenase, whose translation MSDQRTIHELLAQYAESHRDPANELIHIVCVPLIVFSLLGLLWALHPLLAAVAAAAAMVYYFRLSVPFAKGMLLMSMVMLGVLAALPPIAVLPLSLAIFVLAWAGQFIGHKIEGKKPSFFDDLRFLLIGPLFVLSFLYRRLRWAY comes from the coding sequence ATGAGCGACCAACGTACCATCCACGAGCTGCTGGCGCAGTATGCGGAGAGCCACCGTGATCCCGCCAACGAATTGATTCACATCGTCTGCGTGCCGCTGATCGTGTTTTCGCTGCTGGGGCTGCTGTGGGCCCTGCATCCGCTGCTGGCGGCCGTCGCCGCAGCGGCGGCCATGGTGTACTACTTCCGCCTGTCCGTGCCCTTCGCCAAGGGGATGCTGCTGATGTCCATGGTGATGCTGGGCGTGCTCGCGGCATTGCCGCCCATCGCCGTGCTGCCGCTCAGCTTGGCGATTTTCGTGCTGGCCTGGGCCGGGCAGTTCATTGGACACAAGATCGAGGGCAAGAAGCCGTCATTCTTCGATGACCTGCGCTTCCTGCTGATCGGACCGCTGTTTGTGCTGAGCTTCCTGTACCGGCGCCTGCGCTGGGCTTACTGA